The DNA sequence TCGCGAACTCGCCGAACGCGACACCGGTGGCGTGCTCGCGCGTTCGGTCGCGACGGTCGCGGAGAGCGGGGAGCGGTTGCGGGAGGTCCGTTCCGTGCTCTGCCACGGCAGACCCGTGGCGGCGCTGGCGGAGCTGTCCAGGTCGGCCCAGTTGGTCGCGGTGGGCGGTCACGGGGGTACGGGCCGGCATCGGCGCGGTCTGGGCCCGGTGAGCCGGGGCGTCATCCAGCATGCGCACTGCCCGGTCGCCGTCATCCGGGAGGAACCCGGCCACACCTCGCCACCCCACCGTCCCGTGTTGGTCGGTATCGACGGGTCCCGCGCCTCGAAGCTCGCCGCAATCATCGCGTTCGACGAAGCGGCGTGGCGCGGGGTGGATCTGCTGGCGATGCATGTCTGTCACGACTCCGAGGCGCCACCGGCCGGCGGGAAGCGTGACCCGTTGCTAGTCAAGGCTGCCGAGGCCATCCTGACGAGGTCGCTGTCGGCGTTGCGGACACAACATCCCGCCGTCCGGGTTCACCACCTGGTGCGGTTCTGGAATCCGGTACGCCAGCTCCTGAGGCAAGGCGAGCGGGCGCAGCTCATCGTGCTCGGGAGCCACGGTCGTGGCAGCGTCAGCGGTGCCCTGCTCGGATCGGTCAGTGCAGCGGTCGCCGAGGGTGCCCGGGCTCCGGTGATCGTGGCGCGTCACCGCTGAGCTCGCCGGATCCCGATGCGCCTCTCCTCGACTACGTAGGTGGCTCGTTCACCGATCTTGCTCTCTCGCGACGATGTCGGACGCCAGAGCAAATTTGGCGAAGTGGTCGATCCCGAACCGCTGGAAAACGCGTCGTCGGCCGGACGGGAGCAGTCCAGCTGCCGTCGAGGCGTCGACGATCGTCGGACCCGCCACCTCTTACGTGTCACCTTTGGACGTGATGGTTGCGCGGCCGGCAGCCTGGGTGTTGCGAAGCCAGTCCACGGCGGTTCCGTAGGGGAGGGGTACGAGGAACCCGCCCGCTACCTTGTCCGCCACGACGGGGGTGGCGTACCTCCGACCGGAGCAACGCCCCTCGTGCTCGATGAGCGATGCGTACCAGTGTTTGCGCCCGGCGGCTCGCAACATCACCGGGTTGAGTACGTGTCTGTTGAACGTC is a window from the Mycolicibacterium poriferae genome containing:
- a CDS encoding universal stress protein, encoding MTARWAARAAAFRNADVTVAHVVADDTVGATWPWPTGRVPEEVRELAERDTGGVLARSVATVAESGERLREVRSVLCHGRPVAALAELSRSAQLVAVGGHGGTGRHRRGLGPVSRGVIQHAHCPVAVIREEPGHTSPPHRPVLVGIDGSRASKLAAIIAFDEAAWRGVDLLAMHVCHDSEAPPAGGKRDPLLVKAAEAILTRSLSALRTQHPAVRVHHLVRFWNPVRQLLRQGERAQLIVLGSHGRGSVSGALLGSVSAAVAEGARAPVIVARHR
- a CDS encoding PNPOx family protein, which produces MSSDTMSPIRDAVRTFNRHVLNPVMLRAAGRKHWYASLIEHEGRCSGRRYATPVVADKVAGGFLVPLPYGTAVDWLRNTQAAGRATITSKGDT